The DNA window TGGCTAACAAACCCTCGCTAGCTAGGACCTTGTGATCATCAGTCCCAAGTCAAGACACAGCAGAAAGAACGATTTGGAAAACAAATGcagtttcttttttcataaaacaggGTAACCATCAGCCACGACAGCTTCCATGATATGTTGCGGCAAAACCTAGGCGACAATTgccaattcttgtttttttacaacTTGCGAATTCATTGCTACACCTTGTTTCCTCGAGCGTGcgccataaaaaataaaagaagtctTGATATTTGTCTGCATGAACCTTGCCTTGGTAATATcacatcatattaattataaaaaaaactctaaatgaTGTGACCTGTGCATGCATCATTATTGTTTGATGTGGATTcgtcattataatttttcacttgaattttataatattcaattacaatttatatttaaaatttaaatataaacttgttaaaccatattaaaaactgaatttataatatttttttcaaatctcttCACTTTAAacactttaattatattattgattattaattatatatatttaatgtttttatttttattatttgacatAATAAGTACAACACATAATTTACACCCCTCAAATATTATTGcagttttaattataaaataataaattaacttagtattaaaaaataaaattcaaaaaaaatttaattaaaaagaaaaactcgagtcaaccatattaactagaaaaatccttcatatgaattataaaaataaaataattttataaaaaataaattaaaataaattataaagctttaaAATGTGAAGTTaaagttgaaattaaattaaaataaaaaaaaaataaactaaaaaaaatatttctaaaacaaacaaacaaatcattgCTTCAATTAACCGGAGGGAACCCCtcctcttttaatttatgttaattaataattaattaattaatagttaaTAATTCTGTAGACAAACTTCAATTTTACTTGGCTTGCGAGCATCATGTCTCATTTTTGACTTGTGCCTTGCTTGTTCATTGGAAATTCACCTCACGACTCAACTAAAAAATGATGACaccataacaaaaataatctcTTTCCCAGACAAATAAAGAGAGACAAATCCAGCAACCTAACCATGTCTTTTTTACGCGCACCAATTCCTAGAAACTCGAGGTAGATCTATTGATCAGATACGTAATTAACAAACATTCTAGCACAGTGCATGCTTTTGTTGCTGGCTAAGTGAGCGTTCTGTCCGTTTTTGAGCATCTTGAAAATGATCGAGCCTGTAGAAAGCAAAGGCTATTTTGTGAGGCTGCTGACTCTGTTTCACTTAATTTGTTTGATCAATTTCTCGAGTGTCGAGGCTAGAACTCGTCACCACAAATGGGAGGTCAAGTATGAATACAAGTCCCCAGATTGCTATAAGAAGCTGATTATCACCATAAATGGGAGATCTCCAGGACCAACAATTTTTGCACAGCAAGGTGATACTGTTGTTGTTGAGCTAAGAAATAGTTTGTGGACAGAAAATGTTGCTGTTCACTGGCATGGAATCAGACAGGTATCATGAGGTTTTCGTCTTCATATCTTCAATTATCCTACATATGTAAAACCCTTCTGTTGTGCATACTCCTTTATGACCACAGCTCGGAACGCCATGGAGTGATGGAACAGAAGGGGTTACCCAGTGTCCGATTTTACCTGGAGAAACCTTTATTTACAAATTTGTTGTAGACAGGGTAAGTCCTCTAGTTCTAATCCAATATGATTCCAGGTCTCAGGCTATATGGTTTTCAAcagtttttttgctatttttataGAGCATAGTATAATTAGCTCAACATCCTTTTGCAGGCTGGGACATACCTGTATCATGGGCATTATGGAATGCAAAGAGCAGCTGGATTATACGGATCCATCATTGTATCGCTTCCTGAAGGAGTTTCTGAACCCTTTTCCTATGATTATGATCACAACATTATCTTAAATGATTGGTACCACGCAAGCACTAATGAACAAGCTGCTGGCCTATCTGCCATACCCTTTGTTTTTGTCGGAGAGCCACAGGTGAATTCTGTTAAACTCATGTCAACTTTAATTTGTCTTGAATTAGTTATCAAGTGTAGCAATGTTCCTTAGGTAGCTGATGGTGATTTTATGGTAAACATACCTCTTCATTTCTGCTATCCAGTCACTTCTTATAAATGGAAGAGGAAAATACAACTGCTCTCTTTCCACTGCTTCTGGCTTTGCAGCTGGAGTTTGCAATACAACAAATCCTGAATGCTCTCCTTATTCGCTGACTGTTGTTCCTGGAAAAACATATCGATTGAGGATTGGTAGCTTGACTTCCCTGTCAGCTCTtagttttgaaattgaggtaATTTCACAACCTCACTAACTTTCATTTGCTCCAGAAATAATCTGTTTGAATTTGCAACATTCGAGTTCAAAATGTTCATGATTCTCTCTTATTCTTGTGCAGGGCCATGACATGACTGTTGTAGAAGCGGACGGGAACTATGTAGAACCATTTGCTATAAGAAACCTCTACATCTACTCTGGTGAGACGTACTCTGTGTTAGTAAAAGCTGATCAAGATTCTTCAAGAAACTACTGGGCAACTATTAATGTAGTTGCTCGCAAACCGGCAACACCAACTGGTTTGGCCATTTTCAACTACTATCCAAACCATCCACAAAAGCAGCCTCCAACAGTTCCGACCACAGGGCCTCTTTGGAATGATACAACATCAAGGTTGGCTCAAAGTCTTGCATTTAAGGCTCGTCAAGGTTTCATTAACACCCCTCCTGTCACCTCAGATAGAGTGATCGTGCTTCTAAACACACAAAACAAGATTGATGGCCATTTTAAATGGTCCTTAAACAACCTTTCTCTAACACTTCCTCAGACCCCATACCTCATTGCACTTAGAGAAAATTTGACCGATGCATTTGTTCAAGACCCTCCTCCTGATGGATATGACTTCGCAAACTATGACATACATAGTGTGGCAAAAAATGTTAATGCTACTTCAAGCAACCGAATATATAGGCTACGGTTCAATTCAACAGTCGATGTCATCCTGCAAAATGCTAATTCTATGACCGTGAACAACAGTGAGACACATCCATGGCATCTTCATGGGCATGATTTTTGGGTCCTGGGGTACGGTACAGGCAAGTATAACTTGTCTTGTGACTGGAGAAAGTACAATGTGGTCAATCCCATTATGAAGAACACAGCACCTCTGCATCCTTATGGATGGACTGCTCTGAGGTTTAGAGCTGATAATCCAGGTGTTTGGGCCTTTCATTGTCATGTCGAGTCTCATTTCTACATGGGCATGGGTGTGGTGTTCGAAGAAGGGATAGAGAAGGTGGGTGAGTTGCCTTCATCCATTAAGGGATGTGGTGAATCTGAAGGTCACCACCGACCATAGTGTCTTCAACTGAAAATAGTAcgcattcttttttcttataatacgAGCAGAGGAGGATCATAGCCCCAAGAACATTGAATTTCATTGCGATATCGATTGGTTTTGATGTCAATTGCGAGTCGAATGTTTCAGGAGCCCAGAAAAACATCATGCAAAACTTTAATGAATGATTTGCATATGTTAGCCAAAGCCAACTATATGatcaaaaaaagggaaaaaaaattggaacTTTATTCTTCTGACAGACTGGTAAGAAAAACTGTAACtgtgatttattattattattatttaattgaaattataatattattattgaacaTCTCTAACACCGAACATTGGCTTTTAAGGTGGGTTATTTATTACAtactgtatttattttatttttatttaaattaaacttataaaataattaattattttctattcacCGTAATCTTTTCGGACTTGTTTTCGGATCTCgcaattcaaaattaatctaataattaattCACTATAGTAAGTGAATGAATAAATAAGAGTCCCGGTGAAGGAGCGATCAAACGAAACAGCAACACAATCTTATGATTATCATAAAGAAATGGATCTATGTAGGCTGCAGCCCAATCTATAACTTATATATAAAGCACAGAGCCCAGAATATTAATTACGAAAAGCCCAAACCCGAAcgaactataaaattaaattaggatAAAAAAGCTCAAATAAGTCGGAAGCTTTGTAGTTagtaagaaaaggaaaataaaagccagagagagagagagagagagagagagttgattTGAGGGCGTTCAGCACAGAATTTCGGGGCTAGCTATTctttatcattaattaatttatgaatcaGGCTGTTGTTTTTGTGGGTACGTAATTTTCTATTTTGGTTTCTGCTCtgctaatttattatttttttaattttctcagcaaataaagaaatttttttactaCTATTTTTACTCaacaaaacagaaagaaagaaacaaaaatcagaATTCCTAATAGTTAATAATGCCTTTTATTAGTATCTACATTCCTATTTAATTTACcggtatcaattttttttgtttttgtattacaGTCAAGATGgcatttttttagtgatttttggAGAAGGTAAATTTGGGAGACTGAATCCTTAATTTAGTTGCATCATAGAAATTCCGATTAATTACAATAAGA is part of the Populus alba chromosome 10, ASM523922v2, whole genome shotgun sequence genome and encodes:
- the LOC118043075 gene encoding L-ascorbate oxidase, whose translation is MIEPVESKGYFVRLLTLFHLICLINFSSVEARTRHHKWEVKYEYKSPDCYKKLIITINGRSPGPTIFAQQGDTVVVELRNSLWTENVAVHWHGIRQLGTPWSDGTEGVTQCPILPGETFIYKFVVDRAGTYLYHGHYGMQRAAGLYGSIIVSLPEGVSEPFSYDYDHNIILNDWYHASTNEQAAGLSAIPFVFVGEPQSLLINGRGKYNCSLSTASGFAAGVCNTTNPECSPYSLTVVPGKTYRLRIGSLTSLSALSFEIEGHDMTVVEADGNYVEPFAIRNLYIYSGETYSVLVKADQDSSRNYWATINVVARKPATPTGLAIFNYYPNHPQKQPPTVPTTGPLWNDTTSRLAQSLAFKARQGFINTPPVTSDRVIVLLNTQNKIDGHFKWSLNNLSLTLPQTPYLIALRENLTDAFVQDPPPDGYDFANYDIHSVAKNVNATSSNRIYRLRFNSTVDVILQNANSMTVNNSETHPWHLHGHDFWVLGYGTGKYNLSCDWRKYNVVNPIMKNTAPLHPYGWTALRFRADNPGVWAFHCHVESHFYMGMGVVFEEGIEKVGELPSSIKGCGESEGHHRP